A region of Chloroflexota bacterium DNA encodes the following proteins:
- a CDS encoding ester cyclase, with protein sequence MSEQENVKIAQMFFDNFNAHNLDWADGIVTDDYRAEGPGAPGPMTREQVKMQNQGFLTAFPDLHFEVTLTLSQGDYVVLHWIGTGTHTGPLPTPSGGAIPPTGKKGTVSGSVTYQFREGKVARAWNFWDMASLLGQLGLLPPM encoded by the coding sequence ATGTCAGAGCAAGAGAACGTCAAAATTGCGCAGATGTTTTTCGACAACTTCAATGCCCACAATTTGGACTGGGCTGATGGGATCGTCACCGACGATTATCGGGCCGAGGGGCCAGGCGCGCCTGGCCCGATGACCAGAGAGCAGGTAAAAATGCAAAACCAGGGTTTTCTGACGGCGTTCCCTGATTTGCATTTTGAGGTGACGCTCACTCTCAGCCAGGGTGACTATGTTGTGCTACATTGGATAGGCACCGGCACACACACCGGGCCGCTCCCTACACCTTCAGGCGGCGCTATCCCGCCCACCGGCAAAAAGGGGACAGTGTCGGGCAGTGTCACCTATCAGTTCCGGGAAGGCAAAGTGGCCCGCGCCTGGAATTTCTGGGATATGGCCAGCCTGTTGGGGCAGTTGGGCTTACTGCCGCCTATGTAA